Genomic window (Pseudomonas xantholysinigenes):
CCATGTCTTTACTCGAATGGATACCTGTCGATCCTGCGGCGGAGTGGTACTGCCTCAATTGGCACTCGCCTATAACGATGCGGACTTCTGGGTGACTTATCTGGATGACTATCAATAAGCAAAGCATTGCGCGCCCCCCTCGCCGCACCGAGCACAGCGCACTACCCTGAGCCCGCGAAGATCTCTTCGACAGGCAGGGTTGAACACGACACCTCGGTCCACGCCTCGCAAGGCGTGGGCCGAGGTGGCTATGATAGCGACGCCTTCGTTTCGCCACGGTTGGAACCCTGGATGTCCCTATCTACCTCACCATTGACCATCACCACCCAGGTGGTCTCCATCGTCCTCTTCACCTTCATCGGCTACCTGAACATCGGCATCCCGCTGGCGGTGTTGCCCGGCTACGTGCACAACGACCTGGGTTTCAGCGCCGTAGTCGCCGGCCTGGTGATCAGCATCCAGTACCTGGCCACCTTGCTCAGTCGCCCCACCGCCAGCCGCATCATCGACAACCTCGGTAGCAAGAAGGCGGTGATGTGGGGGCTTGCCGGCTGCGGCCTGAGCGGCGTGTTCATGCTGGCCTGCAGTGCCCTCACCCCCTGGCCCTGGCTGAGCCTTACCTGCCTGCTGATCGGTCGCCTGGTGCTGGGCAGCGCCGAGAGCCTGGTGGGCTCGGGCTCGATTGGCTGGGGCATCGGCCGGGTTGGCGCGCAGAACACCGCCAAGGTGATTTCCTGGAACGGCATCGCCAGCTACGGTGCCCTGGCGATCGGCGCACCGCTGGGGGTGCTGATGGTCAGGAGCCTTGGCCTGTGGAGCATGGGCGCAAGCATCATCCTGCTTGGCGCGCTCGGCCTGCTGCTAGCCTGGCCCAAGCGTGCCGCGCCGGTGGTCTCCGGGGTGCGCCTGCCGTTCCTGCGGGTACTCGGCAAGGTCTTTCCCCATGGCTCCGGACTGGCGCTTGGCTCGATCGGTTTCGGTACCATTGCCACCTTCATCACCCTGTACTACGCCAGCCGCGACTGGCCCAATGCCGCGCTGACCCTGAGCCTGTTCGGCGCCAGTTTCATCTGTGCGCGGCTGTTGTTCGGCAACCTGATCAACCGTATCGGCGGCTTTCGCGTGGCGATCGCTTGCCTGTCGGTGGAAACCCTGGGGCTGCTGATGCTGTGGCTGGCACCCAACGCCGGAATGGCCCTGGCGGGCGCGGCACTGAGCGGGTTCGGCTTTTCGCTGGTATTCCCAGCGCTGGGGGTAGAGGCGGTGAACCAGGTGTCGGCGGCCAACCGTGGCGCGGCGGTGGGCGCCTATTCGTTGTTCATCGACCTGTCGCTGGGCATCACCGGGCCGCTGGTGGGCGCGGTGGCGGCAGGGTTCGGCTTTGCCTCGATGTTTCTGTTCGCGGCGGCGGCGGCGGGATGCGGGCTGGTATTGAGCCTGTACCTGTACCGCCAGGCGCGACGCTTGCGCGAGGGCTGACTCCATACGTCTACCGCGCGGCACGCAAATGCGGGAGCAGGCTTATCGGGGGGCCGGTTTGCCGGGAAGCAAGCAGCGCGGCACCTGGCACCGGCTCCGCCGGTGTTCGCGGGTAAACCCGCTCCCACAGGGATCGCGCTGGCTTTAGCAGTTGAGCAAGACAGTTGCTCCCACAGGAATCGCGCCAGCTTCTGAAGGTTGAGCCGGCACCCAGGTAGGTGCCGGCCTGCCTTCAGCGCTGCGCGTATTGCAGTACCACCTCCAGCGGATGGCGCAGCTGCTTTTCGGTCATGCGCTTGACCTGGCTGCGGCACGAATACCCCGTCGCCAGCGCCTCGCCCTGCTTGTCCAGCTTGGTCGCCCAGGACTGCTCGAAGATGGTCTTCGAGGTGGCCTGGTTACGCGCCTCATGGCCATAGGTGCCGGACATGCCACAGCAGCCGGTGGCCTCGGTGACCAACTTCAAGCCCAGACGCGCGAACACCTGCTCCCACTG
Coding sequences:
- a CDS encoding MFS transporter, whose translation is MSLSTSPLTITTQVVSIVLFTFIGYLNIGIPLAVLPGYVHNDLGFSAVVAGLVISIQYLATLLSRPTASRIIDNLGSKKAVMWGLAGCGLSGVFMLACSALTPWPWLSLTCLLIGRLVLGSAESLVGSGSIGWGIGRVGAQNTAKVISWNGIASYGALAIGAPLGVLMVRSLGLWSMGASIILLGALGLLLAWPKRAAPVVSGVRLPFLRVLGKVFPHGSGLALGSIGFGTIATFITLYYASRDWPNAALTLSLFGASFICARLLFGNLINRIGGFRVAIACLSVETLGLLMLWLAPNAGMALAGAALSGFGFSLVFPALGVEAVNQVSAANRGAAVGAYSLFIDLSLGITGPLVGAVAAGFGFASMFLFAAAAAGCGLVLSLYLYRQARRLREG